The Coturnix japonica isolate 7356 unplaced genomic scaffold, Coturnix japonica 2.1 chrUnrandom566, whole genome shotgun sequence genome has a segment encoding these proteins:
- the PAK4 gene encoding serine/threonine-protein kinase PAK 4 isoform X4: MLVFFSPIPSFPPSKPLLQQFSFLFPPLVACRKQDGDGLQTALTMFSKKKKRIEISAPSNFEHRVHTGFDHREQKFTGLPRQWQGIIEESAKRPKPLVDPVCITAIQHGSQKTIVRGTKAAKDGSLTWLLDEFENMSVSRSNSLRRDSPPFPPRRDQLCQENGLSEDIGRSKEKSCPERVKERPRERDPQRPRGQEPRPGGRPPPPEYPKPPPERDGIADRDCSQRDERVVRRERTEPCDKRPKSSYGNESSPQSPRDKRPLSGPNIRTPNIPVSEGVMKTAQQTGRPFNTYPRAETDPVRGAGAQAEPRPGRPQEPAAPNGPASSTASSSRPQPPGPPRSKVPEPPTGLTPHSSEPHLARQPQPGPPPPAVGPQQPRSPQREPQRVSHEQFRAALQMVVDPGDPRTYLDNFIKIGEGSTGIVCIATVKSSGKLVAVKKMDLRKQQRRELLFNEVVIRLIPIAHQ; encoded by the exons ATGCTGGTGTTCTTCAGCCCtatcccctccttccccccctcaAAGCCCCttttgcagcagttttccttcctttttcccccccttgtGGCTTGCAGGAAGCAGGATGGTGATG GTCTGCAAACAGCTCTAACCATGTTCAGCAAGAAGAAGAAACGCATCGAGATCTCAGCACCCTCTAACTTCGAACATCGTGTCCATACTGGCTTTGACCACCGGGAGCAGAAGTTCACGGGGCTGCCTCGGCAGTGGCAGGGCATCATCGAGGAGTCTGCCAAGAGACCCAAGCCCCTGGTGGACCCAGTGTGTATCACAGCCATCCAGCACGGCTCACAGAAG ACCATCGTACGTGGTACCAAAGCCGCCAAGGACGGCTCCCTCACCTGGCTCCTGGATGAGTTTGAGAACATGTCCGTGTCCCGTTCCAATTCTCTGCGCAGGGACAgccccccattcccaccccgACGTGATCAACTCTGCCAGGAGAACGGCCTTTCCGAGGACATCGGTCGcagcaaagagaagagctgCCCTGAAAGGGTTAAAGAGAGACCCCGTGAACGGGACCCACAACGGCCCCGTGGGCAGGAGCCCAGACCTGGGGGTCGCCCACCCCCTCCTGAATACCCCAAACCCCCCCCTGAACGTGATGGCATTGCTGATAGGGACTGCAGCCAACGGGACGAGCGCGTGGTGCGACGGGAGCGCACGGAGCCTTGTGATAAGCGACCTAAATCCAGCTATGGCAATGAAAGCAGCCCTCAGTCCCCCCGTGACAAACGCCCTCTATCTGGGCCTAATATCCGGACTCCCAACATCCCCGTATCCGAAGGGGTGATGAAGACTGCTCAGCAGACGGGACGACCCTTTAATACGTACCCAAGGGCTGAGACCGACCCCGTCCGGGGTGCAGGTGCACAG GCTGAGCCCCGGCCAGGCCGACCACAGGAGCCAGCAGCACCCAATGGGCCTGCAAGCAGCACCGCCAGCTCCTCCCGACCCCAGCCCCCCGGCCCACCCCGCTCCAAGGTCCCTGAGCCCCCCACTGGCCTCACCCCACACTCCTCTGAGCCCCACCTGGCCCGCCAACCTCAGCCCGGCCCCCCACCCCCTGCAGTCGGCCCACAACAGCCCCGTTCACCCCAACGAGAGCCCCAACGCGTCTCCCACGAACAGTTCCGAGCTGCTCTTCAGATGGTGGTTGATCCAGGAGACCCTCGTACTTATCTGGATAACTTCATCAAGATCGGGGAGGGCTCCACAGGGATCGTCTGCATCGCCACCGTCAAGAGCAGCGGCAAGCTGGTGGCCGTCAAGAAGATGGACCTACGCAAGCAGCAGCGGCGTGAGCTGCTCTTCAATGAG GTGGTGATCAGATTAATTCCAATTGCCCATCAATGA
- the PAK4 gene encoding serine/threonine-protein kinase PAK 4 isoform X3 — protein sequence MFSKKKKRIEISAPSNFEHRVHTGFDHREQKFTGLPRQWQGIIEESAKRPKPLVDPVCITAIQHGSQKTIVRGTKAAKDGSLTWLLDEFENMSVSRSNSLRRDSPPFPPRRDQLCQENGLSEDIGRSKEKSCPERVKERPRERDPQRPRGQEPRPGGRPPPPEYPKPPPERDGIADRDCSQRDERVVRRERTEPCDKRPKSSYGNESSPQSPRDKRPLSGPNIRTPNIPVSEGVMKTAQQTGRPFNTYPRAETDPVRGAGAQAEPRPGRPQEPAAPNGPASSTASSSRPQPPGPPRSKVPEPPTGLTPHSSEPHLARQPQPGPPPPAVGPQQPRSPQREPQRVSHEQFRAALQMVVDPGDPRTYLDNFIKIGEGSTGIVCIATVKSSGKLVAVKKMDLRKQQRRELLFNEVVIMRDYQHENVVEMYNSYLVGDELWVVMEFLEGGALTDIVTHTRMNEEQIAAVCLAVLKALSVLHAQGVIHRDIKSDSILLTHDGRVKLSDFGFCAQVSKEVPRRKSLVGTPYWMAPEVISRMPYGPEVRME from the exons ATGTTCAGCAAGAAGAAGAAACGCATCGAGATCTCAGCACCCTCTAACTTCGAACATCGTGTCCATACTGGCTTTGACCACCGGGAGCAGAAGTTCACGGGGCTGCCTCGGCAGTGGCAGGGCATCATCGAGGAGTCTGCCAAGAGACCCAAGCCCCTGGTGGACCCAGTGTGTATCACAGCCATCCAGCACGGCTCACAGAAG ACCATCGTACGTGGTACCAAAGCCGCCAAGGACGGCTCCCTCACCTGGCTCCTGGATGAGTTTGAGAACATGTCCGTGTCCCGTTCCAATTCTCTGCGCAGGGACAgccccccattcccaccccgACGTGATCAACTCTGCCAGGAGAACGGCCTTTCCGAGGACATCGGTCGcagcaaagagaagagctgCCCTGAAAGGGTTAAAGAGAGACCCCGTGAACGGGACCCACAACGGCCCCGTGGGCAGGAGCCCAGACCTGGGGGTCGCCCACCCCCTCCTGAATACCCCAAACCCCCCCCTGAACGTGATGGCATTGCTGATAGGGACTGCAGCCAACGGGACGAGCGCGTGGTGCGACGGGAGCGCACGGAGCCTTGTGATAAGCGACCTAAATCCAGCTATGGCAATGAAAGCAGCCCTCAGTCCCCCCGTGACAAACGCCCTCTATCTGGGCCTAATATCCGGACTCCCAACATCCCCGTATCCGAAGGGGTGATGAAGACTGCTCAGCAGACGGGACGACCCTTTAATACGTACCCAAGGGCTGAGACCGACCCCGTCCGGGGTGCAGGTGCACAG GCTGAGCCCCGGCCAGGCCGACCACAGGAGCCAGCAGCACCCAATGGGCCTGCAAGCAGCACCGCCAGCTCCTCCCGACCCCAGCCCCCCGGCCCACCCCGCTCCAAGGTCCCTGAGCCCCCCACTGGCCTCACCCCACACTCCTCTGAGCCCCACCTGGCCCGCCAACCTCAGCCCGGCCCCCCACCCCCTGCAGTCGGCCCACAACAGCCCCGTTCACCCCAACGAGAGCCCCAACGCGTCTCCCACGAACAGTTCCGAGCTGCTCTTCAGATGGTGGTTGATCCAGGAGACCCTCGTACTTATCTGGATAACTTCATCAAGATCGGGGAGGGCTCCACAGGGATCGTCTGCATCGCCACCGTCAAGAGCAGCGGCAAGCTGGTGGCCGTCAAGAAGATGGACCTACGCAAGCAGCAGCGGCGTGAGCTGCTCTTCAATGAG GTGGTGATCATGAGGGACTACCAGCACGAGAACGTGGTGGAGATGTACAACAGTTACCTGGTGGGCGACGAGCTCTGGGTGGTGATGGAGTTCCTAGAGGGCGGCGCATTGACCGACATCGTAACACACACCCG GATGAACGAGGAGCAGATTGCAGCTGTTTGCCTGGCCGTGCTGAAggctctgtctgtgctgcacGCGCAGGGCGTCATCCATCGCGACATCAAGAGCGACTCCATCCTGCTGACACACGATGGCAGA GTGAAACTCTCTGATTTTGGATTCTGTGCCCAGGTGTCCAAGGAGGTGCCACGGAGGAAGTCTCTGGTTGGGACACCGTACTGGATGGCACCAGAGGTGATATCACGGATGCCCTACGGCCCCGAGGTGAGGATGGAGTga
- the PAK4 gene encoding serine/threonine-protein kinase PAK 4 isoform X1, producing MLVFFSPIPSFPPSKPLLQQFSFLFPPLVACRKQDGDGLQTALTMFSKKKKRIEISAPSNFEHRVHTGFDHREQKFTGLPRQWQGIIEESAKRPKPLVDPVCITAIQHGSQKTIVRGTKAAKDGSLTWLLDEFENMSVSRSNSLRRDSPPFPPRRDQLCQENGLSEDIGRSKEKSCPERVKERPRERDPQRPRGQEPRPGGRPPPPEYPKPPPERDGIADRDCSQRDERVVRRERTEPCDKRPKSSYGNESSPQSPRDKRPLSGPNIRTPNIPVSEGVMKTAQQTGRPFNTYPRAETDPVRGAGAQAEPRPGRPQEPAAPNGPASSTASSSRPQPPGPPRSKVPEPPTGLTPHSSEPHLARQPQPGPPPPAVGPQQPRSPQREPQRVSHEQFRAALQMVVDPGDPRTYLDNFIKIGEGSTGIVCIATVKSSGKLVAVKKMDLRKQQRRELLFNEVVIMRDYQHENVVEMYNSYLVGDELWVVMEFLEGGALTDIVTHTRMNEEQIAAVCLAVLKALSVLHAQGVIHRDIKSDSILLTHDGRVKLSDFGFCAQVSKEVPRRKSLVGTPYWMAPEVISRMPYGPEVRME from the exons ATGCTGGTGTTCTTCAGCCCtatcccctccttccccccctcaAAGCCCCttttgcagcagttttccttcctttttcccccccttgtGGCTTGCAGGAAGCAGGATGGTGATG GTCTGCAAACAGCTCTAACCATGTTCAGCAAGAAGAAGAAACGCATCGAGATCTCAGCACCCTCTAACTTCGAACATCGTGTCCATACTGGCTTTGACCACCGGGAGCAGAAGTTCACGGGGCTGCCTCGGCAGTGGCAGGGCATCATCGAGGAGTCTGCCAAGAGACCCAAGCCCCTGGTGGACCCAGTGTGTATCACAGCCATCCAGCACGGCTCACAGAAG ACCATCGTACGTGGTACCAAAGCCGCCAAGGACGGCTCCCTCACCTGGCTCCTGGATGAGTTTGAGAACATGTCCGTGTCCCGTTCCAATTCTCTGCGCAGGGACAgccccccattcccaccccgACGTGATCAACTCTGCCAGGAGAACGGCCTTTCCGAGGACATCGGTCGcagcaaagagaagagctgCCCTGAAAGGGTTAAAGAGAGACCCCGTGAACGGGACCCACAACGGCCCCGTGGGCAGGAGCCCAGACCTGGGGGTCGCCCACCCCCTCCTGAATACCCCAAACCCCCCCCTGAACGTGATGGCATTGCTGATAGGGACTGCAGCCAACGGGACGAGCGCGTGGTGCGACGGGAGCGCACGGAGCCTTGTGATAAGCGACCTAAATCCAGCTATGGCAATGAAAGCAGCCCTCAGTCCCCCCGTGACAAACGCCCTCTATCTGGGCCTAATATCCGGACTCCCAACATCCCCGTATCCGAAGGGGTGATGAAGACTGCTCAGCAGACGGGACGACCCTTTAATACGTACCCAAGGGCTGAGACCGACCCCGTCCGGGGTGCAGGTGCACAG GCTGAGCCCCGGCCAGGCCGACCACAGGAGCCAGCAGCACCCAATGGGCCTGCAAGCAGCACCGCCAGCTCCTCCCGACCCCAGCCCCCCGGCCCACCCCGCTCCAAGGTCCCTGAGCCCCCCACTGGCCTCACCCCACACTCCTCTGAGCCCCACCTGGCCCGCCAACCTCAGCCCGGCCCCCCACCCCCTGCAGTCGGCCCACAACAGCCCCGTTCACCCCAACGAGAGCCCCAACGCGTCTCCCACGAACAGTTCCGAGCTGCTCTTCAGATGGTGGTTGATCCAGGAGACCCTCGTACTTATCTGGATAACTTCATCAAGATCGGGGAGGGCTCCACAGGGATCGTCTGCATCGCCACCGTCAAGAGCAGCGGCAAGCTGGTGGCCGTCAAGAAGATGGACCTACGCAAGCAGCAGCGGCGTGAGCTGCTCTTCAATGAG GTGGTGATCATGAGGGACTACCAGCACGAGAACGTGGTGGAGATGTACAACAGTTACCTGGTGGGCGACGAGCTCTGGGTGGTGATGGAGTTCCTAGAGGGCGGCGCATTGACCGACATCGTAACACACACCCG GATGAACGAGGAGCAGATTGCAGCTGTTTGCCTGGCCGTGCTGAAggctctgtctgtgctgcacGCGCAGGGCGTCATCCATCGCGACATCAAGAGCGACTCCATCCTGCTGACACACGATGGCAGA GTGAAACTCTCTGATTTTGGATTCTGTGCCCAGGTGTCCAAGGAGGTGCCACGGAGGAAGTCTCTGGTTGGGACACCGTACTGGATGGCACCAGAGGTGATATCACGGATGCCCTACGGCCCCGAGGTGAGGATGGAGTga
- the PAK4 gene encoding serine/threonine-protein kinase PAK 4 isoform X2, whose translation MLWAGGQGLQTALTMFSKKKKRIEISAPSNFEHRVHTGFDHREQKFTGLPRQWQGIIEESAKRPKPLVDPVCITAIQHGSQKTIVRGTKAAKDGSLTWLLDEFENMSVSRSNSLRRDSPPFPPRRDQLCQENGLSEDIGRSKEKSCPERVKERPRERDPQRPRGQEPRPGGRPPPPEYPKPPPERDGIADRDCSQRDERVVRRERTEPCDKRPKSSYGNESSPQSPRDKRPLSGPNIRTPNIPVSEGVMKTAQQTGRPFNTYPRAETDPVRGAGAQAEPRPGRPQEPAAPNGPASSTASSSRPQPPGPPRSKVPEPPTGLTPHSSEPHLARQPQPGPPPPAVGPQQPRSPQREPQRVSHEQFRAALQMVVDPGDPRTYLDNFIKIGEGSTGIVCIATVKSSGKLVAVKKMDLRKQQRRELLFNEVVIMRDYQHENVVEMYNSYLVGDELWVVMEFLEGGALTDIVTHTRMNEEQIAAVCLAVLKALSVLHAQGVIHRDIKSDSILLTHDGRVKLSDFGFCAQVSKEVPRRKSLVGTPYWMAPEVISRMPYGPEVRME comes from the exons ATGCTATGGGCTGGTGGCCAAG GTCTGCAAACAGCTCTAACCATGTTCAGCAAGAAGAAGAAACGCATCGAGATCTCAGCACCCTCTAACTTCGAACATCGTGTCCATACTGGCTTTGACCACCGGGAGCAGAAGTTCACGGGGCTGCCTCGGCAGTGGCAGGGCATCATCGAGGAGTCTGCCAAGAGACCCAAGCCCCTGGTGGACCCAGTGTGTATCACAGCCATCCAGCACGGCTCACAGAAG ACCATCGTACGTGGTACCAAAGCCGCCAAGGACGGCTCCCTCACCTGGCTCCTGGATGAGTTTGAGAACATGTCCGTGTCCCGTTCCAATTCTCTGCGCAGGGACAgccccccattcccaccccgACGTGATCAACTCTGCCAGGAGAACGGCCTTTCCGAGGACATCGGTCGcagcaaagagaagagctgCCCTGAAAGGGTTAAAGAGAGACCCCGTGAACGGGACCCACAACGGCCCCGTGGGCAGGAGCCCAGACCTGGGGGTCGCCCACCCCCTCCTGAATACCCCAAACCCCCCCCTGAACGTGATGGCATTGCTGATAGGGACTGCAGCCAACGGGACGAGCGCGTGGTGCGACGGGAGCGCACGGAGCCTTGTGATAAGCGACCTAAATCCAGCTATGGCAATGAAAGCAGCCCTCAGTCCCCCCGTGACAAACGCCCTCTATCTGGGCCTAATATCCGGACTCCCAACATCCCCGTATCCGAAGGGGTGATGAAGACTGCTCAGCAGACGGGACGACCCTTTAATACGTACCCAAGGGCTGAGACCGACCCCGTCCGGGGTGCAGGTGCACAG GCTGAGCCCCGGCCAGGCCGACCACAGGAGCCAGCAGCACCCAATGGGCCTGCAAGCAGCACCGCCAGCTCCTCCCGACCCCAGCCCCCCGGCCCACCCCGCTCCAAGGTCCCTGAGCCCCCCACTGGCCTCACCCCACACTCCTCTGAGCCCCACCTGGCCCGCCAACCTCAGCCCGGCCCCCCACCCCCTGCAGTCGGCCCACAACAGCCCCGTTCACCCCAACGAGAGCCCCAACGCGTCTCCCACGAACAGTTCCGAGCTGCTCTTCAGATGGTGGTTGATCCAGGAGACCCTCGTACTTATCTGGATAACTTCATCAAGATCGGGGAGGGCTCCACAGGGATCGTCTGCATCGCCACCGTCAAGAGCAGCGGCAAGCTGGTGGCCGTCAAGAAGATGGACCTACGCAAGCAGCAGCGGCGTGAGCTGCTCTTCAATGAG GTGGTGATCATGAGGGACTACCAGCACGAGAACGTGGTGGAGATGTACAACAGTTACCTGGTGGGCGACGAGCTCTGGGTGGTGATGGAGTTCCTAGAGGGCGGCGCATTGACCGACATCGTAACACACACCCG GATGAACGAGGAGCAGATTGCAGCTGTTTGCCTGGCCGTGCTGAAggctctgtctgtgctgcacGCGCAGGGCGTCATCCATCGCGACATCAAGAGCGACTCCATCCTGCTGACACACGATGGCAGA GTGAAACTCTCTGATTTTGGATTCTGTGCCCAGGTGTCCAAGGAGGTGCCACGGAGGAAGTCTCTGGTTGGGACACCGTACTGGATGGCACCAGAGGTGATATCACGGATGCCCTACGGCCCCGAGGTGAGGATGGAGTga
- the SYCN gene encoding syncollin, giving the protein MAAVLTALLAAILTVCGAQCPTPADLKPTNGTRLCAQLYTEDSVYYDRCCAGDSLAVLPGSDVPYMPPGWAGKVSSLVVGTRCELTVWSRVGKEGNSKRFTAGAVPRLQEVRRGLFRTWNDAIRSYYCKCN; this is encoded by the coding sequence ATGGCGGCGGTACTGACGGCGCTGCTGGCGGCGATACTGACGGTGTGCGGGGCTCAATGCCCGACCCCGGCCGATCTGAAACCGACTAACGGGACCCGGCTCTGCGCTCAGCTCTACACCGAGGACAGCGTCTATTACGATCGATGCTGCGCCGGTGACTCGTTGGCGGTACTGCCCGGTTCCGATGTGCCCTATATGCCCCCAGGGTGGGCAGGGAAGGTCTCGTCGTTGGTGGTGGGGACGAGATGTGAGCTGACCGTGTGGTCCAGGGTcgggaaggaaggaaacagcaaaCGATTCACGGCTGGAGCCGTCCCGCggctgcaggaggtgaggaGGGGGCTGTTCAGGACCTGGAATGATGCCATCAGGTCCTACTACTGCAAGTGTAATTGA
- the PAK4 gene encoding serine/threonine-protein kinase PAK 4 isoform X5: MLVFFSPIPSFPPSKPLLQQFSFLFPPLVACRKQDGDGLQTALTMFSKKKKRIEISAPSNFEHRVHTGFDHREQKFTGLPRQWQGIIEESAKRPKPLVDPVCITAIQHGSQKAEPRPGRPQEPAAPNGPASSTASSSRPQPPGPPRSKVPEPPTGLTPHSSEPHLARQPQPGPPPPAVGPQQPRSPQREPQRVSHEQFRAALQMVVDPGDPRTYLDNFIKIGEGSTGIVCIATVKSSGKLVAVKKMDLRKQQRRELLFNEVVIMRDYQHENVVEMYNSYLVGDELWVVMEFLEGGALTDIVTHTRMNEEQIAAVCLAVLKALSVLHAQGVIHRDIKSDSILLTHDGRVKLSDFGFCAQVSKEVPRRKSLVGTPYWMAPEVISRMPYGPEVRME, encoded by the exons ATGCTGGTGTTCTTCAGCCCtatcccctccttccccccctcaAAGCCCCttttgcagcagttttccttcctttttcccccccttgtGGCTTGCAGGAAGCAGGATGGTGATG GTCTGCAAACAGCTCTAACCATGTTCAGCAAGAAGAAGAAACGCATCGAGATCTCAGCACCCTCTAACTTCGAACATCGTGTCCATACTGGCTTTGACCACCGGGAGCAGAAGTTCACGGGGCTGCCTCGGCAGTGGCAGGGCATCATCGAGGAGTCTGCCAAGAGACCCAAGCCCCTGGTGGACCCAGTGTGTATCACAGCCATCCAGCACGGCTCACAGAAG GCTGAGCCCCGGCCAGGCCGACCACAGGAGCCAGCAGCACCCAATGGGCCTGCAAGCAGCACCGCCAGCTCCTCCCGACCCCAGCCCCCCGGCCCACCCCGCTCCAAGGTCCCTGAGCCCCCCACTGGCCTCACCCCACACTCCTCTGAGCCCCACCTGGCCCGCCAACCTCAGCCCGGCCCCCCACCCCCTGCAGTCGGCCCACAACAGCCCCGTTCACCCCAACGAGAGCCCCAACGCGTCTCCCACGAACAGTTCCGAGCTGCTCTTCAGATGGTGGTTGATCCAGGAGACCCTCGTACTTATCTGGATAACTTCATCAAGATCGGGGAGGGCTCCACAGGGATCGTCTGCATCGCCACCGTCAAGAGCAGCGGCAAGCTGGTGGCCGTCAAGAAGATGGACCTACGCAAGCAGCAGCGGCGTGAGCTGCTCTTCAATGAG GTGGTGATCATGAGGGACTACCAGCACGAGAACGTGGTGGAGATGTACAACAGTTACCTGGTGGGCGACGAGCTCTGGGTGGTGATGGAGTTCCTAGAGGGCGGCGCATTGACCGACATCGTAACACACACCCG GATGAACGAGGAGCAGATTGCAGCTGTTTGCCTGGCCGTGCTGAAggctctgtctgtgctgcacGCGCAGGGCGTCATCCATCGCGACATCAAGAGCGACTCCATCCTGCTGACACACGATGGCAGA GTGAAACTCTCTGATTTTGGATTCTGTGCCCAGGTGTCCAAGGAGGTGCCACGGAGGAAGTCTCTGGTTGGGACACCGTACTGGATGGCACCAGAGGTGATATCACGGATGCCCTACGGCCCCGAGGTGAGGATGGAGTga
- the LOC107307367 gene encoding leucine-rich repeat and fibronectin type III domain-containing protein 1 — MMAKLLVPLVVLGAVAQRCPPRCLCPTAAPSPTLLCARTGLLAVPPSLDRGAVELRLADNFIGAVGRADFANMSSLVHLTLSRNGLRRLAPGAFADLRALRALHLDGNRLPALSGPQLRGLASLRHLILANNQLAAIEPAAFAAFASTVEDLDLSHNNLPALPWDAVASMASLATLTLDHNLLERVPAAALSSLPRLARLDLTANRLRALPPVPGPPGPSLAAGGNPLHCNCELLWLRRLAKPDGLESCASPPSLAGRLLWAVPEEELACRAPHIAGAAASPSAVLEGQPLHLGCAANGDPPPALHWLGPDGRLVQNGSRRAVGADGSLQLRVATLLDHGAFTCVASNAAGEAAARVEVAVLPLPVQQHQHGDGDGEAQSNPSPSDMARAGANESVHAGAERRIVAAELTASSARIHWLPQRHVPGLRMIQIQYNSSSDDSLVYRLLPPSTRSFVLRDLASGREYDLCVSALYAEAVAAPPVSRPLGCVRFSTAGGSAGCAAPRPHFLGGTVIIVIGAAIAASVLVFILILTARYKAARRPPAAVASVCSQTNGTHRAPEPEPPPLQPAVMAAAVPAAPPTLNASGSGGSRALFPSHSFPRRSRTRRHGSLPRLDAPDAMPALRPSFGSTHWMLESTV; from the exons ATGATGGCGAAGCTGCTGGTGCCTCTGGTTGTATTGGGGGCAGTGGCACAACGCTGCCCCCCCCGCTGCCTCTGCCCCACagccgcccccagccccacattaCTGTGTGCTCGGACGGGGCTGTTGGCCGTCCCACCCAGCCTGGACCGTGGGGCGGTAGAACTACGGCTGGCCGATAACTTCATCGGGGCTGTAGGCAGGGCTGACTTTGCCAACATGAGCAGCCTGGTCCATTTAACCCTATCCCGGAACGGGCTGCGCCGTTTGGCACCGGGCGCCTTTGCAGATCTCCGCGCTCTCCGTGCTTTACATTTAGATGGCAATCGGTTACCGGCTCTCAGCGGCCCCCAGCTCCGCGGCCTGGCCAGTTTAAGGCACCTGATCCTTGCCAACAACCAATTGGCAGCTATCGAACCCGCCGCCTTCGCCGCCTTCGCTTCCACCGTGGAGGACTTGGATCTGTCTCATAACAACCTGCCCGCTTTGCCGTGGGACGCTGTGGCTTCTATGGCGAGCCTGGCCACCTTAACGTTAGATCACAACCTGTTAGAGCGCGTTCCTGCCgctgctctcagcagcctgCCCCGTTTGGCCCGATTGGATCTAACTGCAAATAGATTAAGGGCTCTACCCCCGGTCCCGGGTCCTCCAGGCCCCAGTTTAGCAGCAGGAGGGAACCCGTTGCATTGCAACTGCGAGCTGCTGTGGCTGCGGCGTTTAGCGAAGCCCGACGGCTTGGAGAGCTGCGCGTCCCCTCCATCCCTTGCAGGACGTTTGCTTTGGGCTGTGCCCGAAGAGGAGCTGGCGTGTCGCGCTCCGCAcattgcaggagctgcagccagccccagcGCGGTGCTAGAAGGGCAACCGCTGCATCTGGGCTGCGCTGCCAACGGGGACCCCCCGCCCGCTTTGCATTGGTTGGGCCCCGACGGGCGCTTGGTGCAGAACGGCTCCCGCCGTGCTGTAGGTGCCGACGGGTCCTTGCAGCTGCGTGTTGCCACGCTGCTGGATCACGGCGCCTTCACCTGCGTCGCATCTAATGCAGCGGGTGAAGCCGCAGCTCGAGTGGAGGTTGCGGTGCTGCCGTTGCCGGTGCAACAGCACCAacatggagatggagatggggaggcTCAGAGCAACCCCAGCCCTTCAGACATGGCCAGGGCTGGAGCCAATGAGTCCGTCCATGCGGGTGCAGAGCGGCGCATCGTGGCTGCGGAGCTGACGGCGTCGTCGGCCCGGATCCATTGGCTGCCGCAGCGCCACGTCCCGGGGCTCAGGATGATCCAGATCCAGTACAACAGCTCCAGCGATGACTCCTTGGTCTACAG GCTGCTGCCCCCCTCCACCCGGAGCTTCGTGCTACGCGATCTGGCCTCAGGTCGTGAATACGACCTTTGCGTATCGGCCCTTTACGCCGAAGCCGTCGCGGCTCCTCCCGTGTCCCGACCTTTAGGCTGCGTTCGTTTCTCCACGGCCGGGGGCTCAGCGGGTTGTGCCGCCCCCAGACCCCATTTCTTAGGGGGCACCGTCATCATCGTCATCGGCGCCGCCATCGCCGCCTCCGTCCTCgtcttcatcctcatcctcacgGCCCGTTATAAAGCCGCCCGTCGCCCACCCGCCGCCGTCGCCAGCGTCTGTTCACAGACCAACGGGACCCACAGAGCACCGGAACCAGAACCGCCTCCGTTACAACCCGCAGTGATGGCGGCAGCGGTACCGGCGGCACCACCGACCCTAAACGCCTCCGGTTCCGGTGGTTCTCGAGCCTTGTTTCCCAGTCACAGCTTCCCCCGACGCTCCCGGACTCGGCGGCACGGATCGTTGCCTCGGCTCGATGCACCCGATGCCATGCCGGCACTGCGCCCGTCCTTCGGCAGCACCCATTGGATGCTCGAGAGCACCGTCTGA